TCTACGGCTGGAGTAGCCAGAGGGCGCTGGTGTTCACCGGCGTCCGGTTCGGCCGGTCGCCCATGATAGCCATCCGGGCGCACCCGCTCAAGCCAGCCATGGTCGTCTACCAGAAACCTGAGCAGGTGGACGAGCTCGCCATACGCTTGGCGGAGCTCGAAGGCATACCGTTGATTAGGACTCAGCTCGCGGTGAGCGAACTCGTCGAGGATCTCCACTCGCTGGGCTGACCTGAAGGGGACATCCGCATGAAAGTCGGAATCGTTAGTTATGGAGCGTACATCCCGCGCTACAGGATAACGCCCGAGGAGATCGGCAAGGTCTGGGGCGTCGATGGGAAGTCCATGAGCAAGGGCCTGATGATAAACTGCAAGTCGGTCCCGTCGCCCGACGAGGACACGATAACCATCTCGGTCGAGGCGGCCAGGAACATGATGAAGAGGTGCAGCGTGAATCCGCAGGACATCGGAGCTATCTATGTTGGTTCCGAGTCACACCCGTACGCTGTCAAGCCGACGGGGACGATCGTCGCCGAGGCGATAGACGCCGCGCCGCATCTGACCGTCGCGGACTTCGAGTTCGCGTGCAAGGCAGGGACCGCTGCCATCCAGGCATGCATGGGTCTCGTCGGCTCGGGCATGGTGAAGTACGGGGTGGCCATTGGCGCTGACACGTCCCAGGGAGCCCCCGGGGACGCGCTCGAATACTCCGCGTCCGCTGGTGGGGCTGCATTCCTGATCGGTTCTGAGAAGATGATCGCCACGCTCGAGCACACATACTCGTACACCACCGATACACCCGACTTCTGGAGGCGAGAGGGCCAGATGTATCCGAGGCATGGCGGCCGGTTCACCGGCGAGCCGGCGTACTTCAAGCATGTCGTGAGCGGCGCCAAAGGACTCATGGAGAGGACCGGGACGACCGCAAAGGATTACACATATGCCGTCTTCCACCAGCCGAACGGCAAGTTCCCGACCAGAGTCGCGAAGCAGTTGGGGTTTGCTGATCCACAGATCATGACCGGGCTGCTGGCCCCAATGATTGGCAACACCTACTCAGGCGCTGTGCCTCTAGGTCTGGCCGCAATCCTGGACGAGGCCAAGCCGGGCGACCGGATATGCGCAGTCGCGTACGGTTCCGGAGCGGGCTCTGACGCCTTCGATATCAAGGTCACGGACGAGATCGAGCACTTCCAGCGCTCGAGAGCACCGACGGTCAAGCAGCTTAACGACAACCTGAAGTTCCTGGACTACGCGACCTACGCGAAGTTCAGGGGCAAGATCACCCTGGGGAGTGAGTGAAGATGAGACGAGTCGCAGTCATAGGCATCGGGGCCACCGAGTTCGGCGAGCTCTGGGACGAGTCGTTCAGAGACATGGGTATACAGGCCGGTCTCGCAGCCGTCGCTGACGCTAACATCTCCGCGGACAGGATCGACGCCCTGTACGTTGGCAACATGTCCGCCGGGAGGTTCATCGAGCAGGAGCACATAGGCGCCTTGATAGCAGACTACACTGGCCTCGCGAGGGATCACATACCCGCCACGAGGGTCGAGGCCGCGGGCGCTTCTGGGGGCCTTGCGCTGAGGCAGGGTTTCATGGCCGTCGCATCCGGCCTCCATGACATAGTCGTCGTCGGAGGCGCCGAGAAGATGACCGATGTGAGCGACCTCGAATCGGCCATGATACAGTCCTCAGCAGCTGACCAGGAATGGGAGACCGTGCTCGGGGCAACATTCCCCGCTCTGCACGCGCTCATCGCCAAGAGGCATATGCACGAGTTCGGAACCACCAGAGAGCAGCTGGCGGATGTCGCTGTCAAGAACCACAAGCACGGTTCTCTGAACCCGAAGGCCCAGTTCCAGAGGGAGATCACCAGGGAGACCGTTCTCGGCTCGCCATTAGTGTCGTCTCCGCTAAGAGTCTTCGACTGCGCCCCGAGCTCGGACGGCGCTGCAGCCGTGGTCCTGTGTCCACTGGACATTGCCAAGAAGTTCACTGAGATCCCGGTCGAGAT
This Candidatus Thermoplasmatota archaeon DNA region includes the following protein-coding sequences:
- a CDS encoding hydroxymethylglutaryl-CoA synthase; translated protein: MKVGIVSYGAYIPRYRITPEEIGKVWGVDGKSMSKGLMINCKSVPSPDEDTITISVEAARNMMKRCSVNPQDIGAIYVGSESHPYAVKPTGTIVAEAIDAAPHLTVADFEFACKAGTAAIQACMGLVGSGMVKYGVAIGADTSQGAPGDALEYSASAGGAAFLIGSEKMIATLEHTYSYTTDTPDFWRREGQMYPRHGGRFTGEPAYFKHVVSGAKGLMERTGTTAKDYTYAVFHQPNGKFPTRVAKQLGFADPQIMTGLLAPMIGNTYSGAVPLGLAAILDEAKPGDRICAVAYGSGAGSDAFDIKVTDEIEHFQRSRAPTVKQLNDNLKFLDYATYAKFRGKITLGSE
- a CDS encoding thiolase domain-containing protein, with the protein product MRRVAVIGIGATEFGELWDESFRDMGIQAGLAAVADANISADRIDALYVGNMSAGRFIEQEHIGALIADYTGLARDHIPATRVEAAGASGGLALRQGFMAVASGLHDIVVVGGAEKMTDVSDLESAMIQSSAADQEWETVLGATFPALHALIAKRHMHEFGTTREQLADVAVKNHKHGSLNPKAQFQREITRETVLGSPLVSSPLRVFDCAPSSDGAAAVVLCPLDIAKKFTEIPVEIVGSGQASDTLSLHDRKDICTMEATKVAAKRAFTMANLTTKDVDVAEIHDNFTISEILAIEDLGFFKKGEGGKATEAGLTGLEGEIAVNTSGGLKARGDPIGATGLAQTVEIVAQLRGKADKRQVKDAMVGLAHNVGGTGATVVVHLFRRA